Proteins encoded within one genomic window of Natator depressus isolate rNatDep1 chromosome 1, rNatDep2.hap1, whole genome shotgun sequence:
- the LOC141987613 gene encoding interferon-induced protein with tetratricopeptide repeats 5-like, whose product MSTLRLKEKLQALQCHFTWNFEIRDQVDAVHLLQTLALRIAHTHYQNQPTLLAMQAYLCHLQGQYEDALQSLREAEEILQRDHPDNFPRQVLVIYGNYAWIYYHLAHYDLVELYLDKVREICRSLKSRSPHAAQIPEIHAQKGWSLLAAGFRNGTEATKCFQIALREDEANGEFLAGLAIAVFASWTHSHKPVLREAAKKKLVAILHEQQQNYEAKVYLAKILKKCDRQQAKALLEDVVQNSLDPEVLRHAAKFFQPEFIEKAISVLEQAISLNPNYHLLHYDLGVCYKKQLEQAKSGRREEILAAAIEAFKKAVQKDPASVFSRLALAEMYGENTPHYQEEIYLNLLSEMPSLSKKCQQAVYLHWGDFLFYKQKSVWEAAKMYKAGFAIPDNYLERQQLKSRLEEVSGEFQQSFQTTEAEAIHYFIQENESPWYMGRSTGGNNRAGDWRRRENAGSFPFPSVDTPRPLS is encoded by the exons ATGAG CACCCTGCGTctgaaggagaagctgcaggCCCTCCAGTGCCACTTCACCTGGAACTTTGAAATCAGAGACCAGGTAGATGCAGttcacctcctccaaactctggCTCTCAGGATTGCCCACACTCACTACCAGAACCAGCCCACGCTCCTTGCCATGCAGGCTTATCTCTGCCACCTGCAAGGGCAATATGAAGACGCTCTGCAAAGCCTTAGAGAAGCCGAAGAGATTCTGCAAAGAGATCACCCAGATAACTTCCCCCGGCAGGTCCTGGTCATTTATGGAAACTACGCCTGGATCTATTATCACTTGGCCCACTATGATTTGGTTGAGCTTTACCTGGACAAGGTTAGAGAGATCTGCCGCTCCCTGAAGAGCCGCTCTCCACATGCAGCTCAGATCCCTGAGATACATGCACAGAAAGGCTGGTCTCTCCTGGCAGCAGGCTTCCGCAATGGCACTGAAGCCACAAAGTGTTTCCAAATTGCATTAAGAGAAGACGAAGCAAATGGGGAATTTCTTGCTGGGTTGGCAATTGCGGTCTTTGCATCGTGGACTCACTCACACAAGCCTGTACTTCGGGAAGCAGCCAAAAAGAAGTTGGTTGCCATTCTCCATGAACAGCAGCAAAACTATGAAGCTAAGGTGTATTTAGCCAAGATCCTTAAGAAGTGTGATAGACAGCAAGCCAAAGCCCTCTTAGAAGATGTTGTTCAGAATAGCCTGGACCCTGAGGTCCTGAGACATGCAGCCAAGTTCTTTCAACCAGAATTCATAGAAAAAGCAATCTCTGTTCTAGAGCAAGCAATCTCTCTGAACCCCAATTATCATCTCCTTCACTATGACCTTGGCGTCTGCTACAAGAAACAACTGGAGCAGGCCAAGtcaggcagaagagaagaaatattggCAGCAGCTATTGAGGCCTTCAAAAAGGCTGTGCAGAAAGATCCAGCCTCTGTGTTTTCAAGGCTGGCTTTAGCTGAAATGTATGGAGAAAACACACCTCACTACCAAGAAGAGATTTATCTCAATCTCCTGAGTGAAATGCCCAGCCTCAGCAAGAAGTGTCAGCAGGCAGTCTACCTTCACTGGGGGGATTTCCTCTTCTACAAGCAGAAGTCAGTGTGGGAGGCAGCTAAGATGTACAAAGCAGGTTTTGCCATTCCAGACAACTACCTGGAGAGGCAACAACTGAAAAGCAGGTTGGAAGAGGTGTCAGGAGAATTCCAGCAGAGCTTCCAAACCACAGAGGCTGAGGCCATACATTACTTCATTCAAGAGAATGAAAGTCCGTGGTACATGGGGAGATCCACTGGTGGCaacaacagagcaggagactggagaaggagagaaaatgcgggatcctttcccttcccttccgtGGACACACCACGACCTCTTTCTTAA